Proteins encoded within one genomic window of Tigriopus californicus strain San Diego chromosome 12, Tcal_SD_v2.1, whole genome shotgun sequence:
- the LOC131891924 gene encoding uncharacterized protein LOC131891924 isoform X2, with protein MLQHYPLLFLCVFIGFGAVSSDSSTSSESESDREAKLLSLFQIVRFPNDPCIGQASKNGTCYTADECTSKGGTNSGTCAQGYGVCCTFTASCGATSNENCTYFESTGSEIGACRLKICPCTDNICQLRLDFNQFMITGPSTSTVIVSAAKAGVIGAPGATVPVTTASQCLTDSFSVLSSTGQSPPTICGQNSGEHMYVDSTASCNDLVFQLGGTGRGTGIGQRQWSIKITQYSCDYPNLAPDGCTQYYFGSSADTVQTYNFAGSQHLANQDQNICIRRERGNCRICYTTAMETDFSVSFSMAGSGGMAIAKASECCGYGKGMGKNFDCLIVPGALDPLMMSKQGKFDQFCGRSAGLVGTTSTAAVMMSQTICSDRQPFNIRFLSDGFEADMEIGAGVMPGFKLTYFQTSNGCNA; from the exons TGTCTCTCTTCCAAATTGTCAG GTTCCCTAATGATCCCTGCATCGGACAAGCCAGCAAGAATGGAACTTGTTACACTGCTGATGAGTGCACCTCCAAGGGTGGAACTAACTCTGGAACATGCGCTCAAGGATATGGCGTTTGTTGCACTT TCACTGCCAGTTGTGGGGCCACATCCAATGAGAATTGCACATATTTCGAGTCCACCGGAAGTGAAATAGGTGCTTGCCGACTCAAGATTTGCCCTTGTACAGACAATATTTGCCAG CTCCGTCTTGACTTCAACCAATTCATGATCACCGGTCCGTCCACTTCAACGGTGATTGTTTCCGCTGCCAAGGCTGGCGTGATTGGAGCCCCAGGAGCCACCGTGCCCGTGACCACAGCCTCCCAATGTCTCACGGATTCCTTCTCCGTTCTCTCATCCACCGGTCAATCGCCTCCAACCATTTGCGGACAGAACTCGGGCGAGCACA TGTATGTGGACTCCACCGCATCATGTAACGATCTGGTCTTTCAATTGGGCGGAACTGGGCGGGGAACCGGTATTGGACAACGTCAATGGAGTATCAAG ATCACCCAATACAGTTGCGACTACCCCAATTTGGCCCCGGATGGTTGTACTCAATACTATTTTGGCTCTTCAGCCGACACTGTTCAGACCTACAATTTTGCTGGAAGTCAGCATTTGGCCAACCAGGACCAAAACATCTGCATCAG acgTGAACGAGGAAACTGTCGGATTTGTTACACGACTGCGATGGAAACTGATTTTAGTGTCAGTTTTAGCATGGCAGGAAGTGGTGGAATGGCAATTGCCAAG GCCTCCGAGTGTTGTGGATATGGCAAAGGGATGGGTAAAAATTTCGACTGCTTGATCGTTCCCGGTGCCTTGGATCCATTGATGATGTCCAAGCAAGGCAAGTTTGACCAATTTTGTGGACGGTCGGCCGGGTTAGTGGGAACCACGTCAACTGCAGCTGTCATGATGTCCCAAACCATTTGCA GTGATCGACAACCCTTCAACATCCGATTTCTGTCGGACGGATTTGAAGCAGATATGGAAATTGGGGCCGGAGTGATGCCAGGCTTCAAGCTCACTTATTTCCAAACCTCCAACGGCTGCAACGCTTAA